A stretch of the Streptomyces sp. NBC_01428 genome encodes the following:
- a CDS encoding nucleotidyltransferase domain-containing protein has protein sequence MTDQEAASTHAARMVAELLPHALGAVLGGSAAQGRSTPTSDLDIGVLVPDSARSGREVLRHEGRLVELFLNSVEDLAEFFQWDRARRRATVVFLYARGATLTDPRGHVARARRMAEEIIKLGPPPLTTEQWRHGRYVLTCYFDDLVDSSSSNRHEQLAVADHALREAAELLTARQDSWTGIGKWLPRRLVEADPELGTKLLDGHQAVAERADPTQLASAVDELLRSIGGPLREGYSQRWQSSATGRS, from the coding sequence ATGACTGATCAAGAGGCTGCGTCCACCCATGCCGCCCGCATGGTGGCCGAACTACTCCCCCACGCACTCGGGGCCGTGCTCGGCGGTTCGGCTGCGCAAGGTCGTTCGACTCCGACCAGCGACCTCGACATCGGGGTTCTGGTCCCGGATTCCGCTCGAAGCGGCCGAGAAGTCCTGCGTCACGAAGGACGCCTCGTGGAACTGTTCCTCAACTCAGTCGAAGATCTGGCCGAGTTCTTCCAATGGGACCGTGCGCGTCGTCGAGCGACTGTGGTCTTCCTCTACGCCCGTGGGGCAACCCTGACCGACCCGCGCGGTCATGTCGCCCGCGCCCGTCGGATGGCGGAAGAGATCATCAAGCTGGGGCCACCACCCCTGACCACGGAGCAATGGCGTCACGGTCGTTACGTGCTCACCTGCTACTTCGACGACCTCGTCGACTCTTCGAGCTCGAACCGCCACGAGCAGCTTGCCGTCGCCGACCACGCGCTTCGGGAGGCTGCCGAACTCCTCACGGCCCGCCAAGATTCCTGGACGGGAATCGGCAAGTGGCTACCGCGGCGGCTCGTCGAGGCCGACCCGGAGCTGGGCACCAAGCTCCTTGACGGCCACCAAGCAGTGGCTGAACGCGCGGACCCGACTCAGTTGGCGTCCGCCGTGGACGAGCTTCTGCGGTCGATCGGCGGCCCGTTGCGCGAAGGCTACTCACAAAGGTGGCAGTCGTCCGCAACAGGGCGATCATGA
- a CDS encoding inositol monophosphatase family protein, which produces MTNSPASTDDAGVAIAAAHAGADVVRALYGRQLFRVDKGGGDFATAADIEAEKSILGVIRAARPDDAVLGEEGGRYGASQTARTWLVDPLCGTLNYAVGTTLVAVNVALRDGAAAVADPFSGEIFHTDGETAWVRHDGADTPLAPTSATRLVEVNLDPPFPNAPGFRAVDLLARPDFVEGFRPRVVSTTLALAWVAAGKRAAYITDGGDLSESVHFAAGIALCRSAGCVVTGIDGAPVGRTRRGLLASADPETHAQLMSMILDGGRQ; this is translated from the coding sequence GTGACGAACTCACCCGCGAGCACTGATGATGCCGGTGTCGCCATAGCCGCGGCGCACGCCGGTGCCGACGTGGTGCGCGCCCTGTACGGCCGACAGTTGTTCCGCGTGGACAAGGGTGGCGGAGATTTCGCGACGGCCGCCGACATCGAGGCCGAGAAGAGCATTCTCGGCGTCATTCGCGCCGCGAGGCCCGATGATGCCGTCCTCGGCGAAGAGGGCGGCCGGTACGGCGCCTCGCAGACCGCTCGCACGTGGCTGGTGGATCCCTTGTGCGGCACGCTGAACTACGCCGTCGGCACCACGCTGGTGGCGGTCAACGTGGCGCTGCGCGACGGGGCGGCCGCCGTGGCCGATCCGTTCAGCGGCGAGATCTTCCACACCGACGGCGAGACCGCCTGGGTACGGCACGACGGTGCCGACACCCCGTTGGCGCCCACGTCCGCGACACGGCTCGTGGAGGTGAACCTGGACCCGCCCTTCCCCAACGCCCCCGGCTTCCGAGCCGTCGACCTGCTGGCCAGACCCGACTTCGTCGAGGGGTTCCGGCCCCGGGTGGTGTCGACGACACTGGCGCTGGCCTGGGTCGCAGCCGGCAAGCGCGCCGCCTACATCACCGACGGGGGTGACCTCTCCGAGAGCGTGCACTTCGCCGCCGGCATCGCTCTCTGCCGGTCGGCCGGCTGCGTCGTCACCGGAATCGACGGCGCCCCCGTGGGCCGCACACGCCGAGGCCTCCTAGCCTCCGCCGATCCCGAGACCCACGCACAGCTGATGTCGATGATCCTGGACGGGGGGCGGCAGTGA
- a CDS encoding cold-shock protein, whose protein sequence is MRTHLRAGRVLSFDAVRGSGLIAPYGGDEDVPFQAQSLKFVDHLTQGQTVIYAIEQVDAGVRAVEVRPA, encoded by the coding sequence GTGCGAACCCATTTGCGGGCCGGCAGGGTGCTCTCGTTCGACGCTGTCAGGGGCTCCGGCCTCATCGCTCCCTACGGCGGTGACGAGGATGTCCCGTTCCAGGCGCAGTCCCTCAAGTTCGTCGACCATCTGACACAGGGCCAGACCGTCATCTACGCGATCGAGCAGGTGGACGCGGGTGTCCGCGCGGTGGAGGTCCGTCCCGCCTAG
- a CDS encoding helix-turn-helix transcriptional regulator — protein sequence MDQTFDRSSLGAFLRTRRSALQPEDVGLRRGRRRRAPGLRREEVAELCTMSADYFARLERGDGPQPSEQMVAAIARGLRLTPDERDHLFLLAGHRAARRDLRLGHVSPGMMRVMDGLAGATAQVMGPLGETLLQTPSAVALLGDQTQYTGDARSATYRWFADPTARERYDPQEHDDTSRVNVALLRGAVTRDGPGSPAADLADVLLRTSDEFARLWERHEVGLRWSETKRLVHPQVGPLELYCQLLLEPDQGQSLLVFTATPGTESHDKLALLTVLGTDRFAADPGARPDPPL from the coding sequence ATGGACCAAACGTTCGATCGCTCGTCCCTGGGCGCCTTCCTGCGCACCCGCCGCTCGGCGCTGCAGCCGGAGGACGTCGGGCTGCGGCGTGGCCGGCGCCGTCGCGCCCCGGGGTTGCGTCGTGAGGAGGTGGCGGAGCTGTGCACCATGTCCGCCGACTACTTCGCCCGGCTGGAACGCGGGGACGGGCCCCAGCCGTCGGAACAGATGGTCGCCGCCATCGCCCGCGGCCTGCGTCTGACTCCGGACGAACGCGATCACCTGTTCCTGCTCGCCGGCCACCGCGCGGCACGCCGTGATCTGCGGCTCGGCCATGTGAGTCCCGGGATGATGCGGGTCATGGACGGTCTGGCGGGTGCCACCGCCCAGGTCATGGGCCCGCTGGGCGAGACACTTCTGCAGACGCCGTCCGCCGTGGCCCTGCTGGGCGACCAGACCCAGTACACCGGCGACGCCCGCAGCGCGACGTACCGCTGGTTCGCCGATCCGACGGCGCGTGAGCGGTACGACCCGCAGGAGCACGACGACACCAGCCGGGTCAACGTGGCGCTGCTGCGCGGGGCCGTCACCCGTGACGGCCCCGGTTCCCCCGCCGCGGACCTGGCGGATGTCCTGCTGCGGACCAGCGACGAGTTCGCCCGCCTGTGGGAACGCCACGAGGTCGGACTGCGGTGGAGCGAGACCAAACGACTCGTCCATCCCCAGGTCGGACCGCTGGAGCTCTACTGCCAACTCCTGCTGGAGCCCGACCAGGGACAGTCCCTGCTCGTCTTCACCGCCACCCCGGGCACGGAGAGCCACGACAAGCTCGCGCTGCTCACCGTGCTGGGGACGGACCGGTTCGCCGCGGACCCAGGAGCACGCCCGGACCCTCCCCTCTGA
- a CDS encoding GNAT family N-acetyltransferase — MEIRPTTDQDLDVFVDTLHAAFGRFPGTPTDGGGVWWAALEMDRGLLATTEDSRPVGTAAAYSFELTLPGEVLAPAAGVTAVGVVPSHRRQGLLSAMMRRQLTELRARGEFLSVLLASEAGIYRRFGYGPSTYTRRLSVTRHKGALAAPRGRGTAEAEAPGSIEVMRRAECGPILEEIYDRYRRAQPGALSRPHRWWASGAGQPPISPAPRYIAVHRDGDGVPDGYASYSLGDGDTLTVDETIATDDAAFAALATFLLGHDLVAQIVFKHFPPEHPLRWQFEDFRAGEVSHETDWLWVRILDVPRALTTRGWFTDGELVLDVDDPFLGERERYLLTVRDGKADCVPTDREPDLSLDVSDLGSIYLGGTAPSTLVRAGHIRTHRPGAAALADALFRADRPPHCLHWF; from the coding sequence ATGGAGATCCGTCCCACGACCGACCAGGACCTCGACGTCTTCGTCGACACTCTCCATGCCGCGTTCGGACGTTTCCCGGGGACCCCCACCGACGGCGGCGGAGTCTGGTGGGCGGCGCTGGAAATGGACCGCGGACTGCTCGCGACGACGGAGGACAGCCGGCCCGTCGGCACCGCGGCCGCGTACTCCTTCGAACTCACCCTGCCCGGCGAGGTCCTGGCTCCGGCCGCCGGGGTGACCGCCGTGGGTGTGGTGCCCTCGCACCGACGCCAGGGCCTGCTCAGCGCGATGATGCGGCGCCAGCTCACGGAGCTGCGGGCACGAGGGGAGTTCCTCTCCGTGCTCCTGGCCTCCGAGGCCGGGATCTACCGCAGGTTCGGCTACGGGCCGTCCACCTACACCCGCCGGCTGTCGGTGACGCGCCACAAGGGCGCTCTCGCCGCACCCCGGGGGCGCGGGACGGCCGAGGCCGAGGCGCCGGGCTCCATCGAGGTCATGCGGCGCGCCGAGTGCGGCCCGATCCTGGAGGAGATCTACGACCGCTACCGGCGCGCACAGCCGGGTGCGCTGTCCCGGCCGCACCGCTGGTGGGCCTCGGGAGCGGGGCAGCCGCCGATCTCTCCGGCGCCGCGGTACATCGCCGTCCACCGTGACGGCGACGGCGTCCCGGACGGGTACGCGAGCTACTCGCTCGGTGACGGCGACACGTTGACGGTGGACGAGACCATCGCCACCGACGACGCCGCGTTCGCCGCTCTGGCCACGTTCCTCCTCGGCCACGACCTGGTGGCTCAGATCGTGTTCAAGCACTTCCCGCCGGAGCACCCGTTGCGCTGGCAGTTCGAGGACTTCCGCGCGGGCGAGGTGAGCCACGAGACCGACTGGCTCTGGGTACGGATCCTCGACGTCCCGCGGGCGCTGACCACACGCGGCTGGTTCACGGACGGGGAACTCGTCCTCGACGTCGACGACCCGTTCCTCGGTGAGCGGGAGCGGTACCTGCTCACCGTCCGGGACGGCAAGGCGGACTGCGTGCCGACGGACCGCGAGCCGGACCTGTCCCTGGATGTCAGTGACCTCGGTTCGATCTACCTCGGCGGCACCGCTCCGAGCACCCTCGTGCGTGCCGGACACATCCGGACCCACCGCCCGGGCGCGGCCGCCCTGGCAGACGCGCTCTTCCGCGCCGACCGCCCTCCGCACTGCCTCCACTGGTTCTGA
- the sigJ gene encoding RNA polymerase sigma factor SigJ: MGTAGAGTAETAGERRQLMNIAYRLLGSVAESEDAVQEAYARWYALPRSRQEEIASPGAWLTTVTGRVCLDVLGSARARRERYVGAWLPDPLPDRAEWDQAPGLDPADRIVLDESVTMAFLVVLESMTPAERVAFVLHDVFRYPFAEIGGILDRTPAACKQLAASARRRARDARASVAAAVQADAVRRVKEAWETKDVAALVELLDPSAVMTADGGGLVGTVLRPIEGGARIAQYMVAIADKAPALELLERSVNGRPGLVARSGGTVMTVASFDVTEGRVTRIWAVRNPEKLGPWLVDNRP; the protein is encoded by the coding sequence ATGGGGACGGCTGGGGCGGGCACCGCTGAGACAGCGGGTGAGCGACGCCAACTGATGAACATCGCCTACCGGTTGCTCGGCTCGGTCGCCGAGTCGGAGGACGCGGTGCAGGAGGCCTACGCGCGCTGGTACGCACTGCCGCGCAGCCGGCAGGAGGAGATCGCGTCGCCCGGCGCCTGGCTGACGACGGTGACCGGCCGCGTCTGCCTGGACGTGCTCGGCTCGGCACGGGCGCGGCGAGAGCGCTACGTCGGCGCGTGGTTGCCCGATCCGTTGCCCGACCGTGCCGAGTGGGACCAGGCGCCCGGACTCGACCCCGCGGACCGGATCGTCCTGGACGAGTCCGTGACCATGGCCTTCCTCGTCGTCCTGGAATCGATGACACCGGCGGAGCGGGTCGCGTTCGTCCTGCACGACGTCTTCCGGTACCCGTTCGCCGAGATCGGCGGGATCCTCGACCGGACCCCCGCGGCGTGCAAGCAGCTCGCGGCCTCGGCCCGCCGACGGGCACGGGACGCCCGTGCCTCGGTCGCGGCGGCCGTGCAGGCGGACGCGGTGCGCCGGGTCAAAGAGGCGTGGGAGACGAAGGACGTCGCGGCCCTCGTCGAACTGCTCGACCCGTCGGCGGTCATGACCGCGGACGGCGGCGGGCTGGTCGGCACGGTCCTGCGTCCGATCGAAGGCGGCGCGCGCATCGCCCAGTACATGGTCGCCATCGCCGACAAGGCACCGGCGCTCGAACTGCTGGAGCGGTCGGTCAACGGGCGGCCGGGTCTCGTGGCCCGGAGCGGGGGCACCGTGATGACCGTGGCCTCGTTCGACGTGACCGAGGGGCGTGTGACCCGGATCTGGGCGGTGCGCAACCCCGAGAAGCTGGGACCGTGGCTCGTGGACAACAGACCCTGA
- a CDS encoding GNAT family N-acetyltransferase → MTGLGPVPWPPAPMKTERLVLREGEARDRPTFIELFASPEVGTYVGGARPCDQLEREVPEVPGRRPGFFVVELDGSMIGMITLDRRDAEPPGDVRSHAGATELGYLFLPQAWGQGYGAEACAAVLDWFTETLPGEPVVLTTQTANVGSLRLAAKLGFTEVRRFEEYGAEQWFGVRSPIPRSG, encoded by the coding sequence ATGACTGGACTCGGACCCGTGCCCTGGCCGCCCGCCCCCATGAAGACCGAGCGGTTGGTGCTCCGCGAAGGCGAGGCCCGGGACCGCCCGACGTTCATCGAGCTGTTCGCGTCGCCGGAGGTGGGCACGTACGTCGGTGGCGCTCGACCGTGTGATCAGCTCGAACGCGAGGTGCCGGAGGTCCCCGGCCGGCGTCCTGGCTTCTTCGTGGTCGAGCTCGACGGATCGATGATCGGCATGATCACTCTCGATCGGCGCGACGCGGAGCCTCCGGGGGATGTCCGTTCTCATGCCGGGGCGACCGAACTCGGTTATCTGTTCCTGCCGCAGGCGTGGGGACAGGGGTACGGCGCGGAGGCGTGCGCAGCGGTACTCGACTGGTTCACCGAGACGCTTCCCGGCGAGCCGGTGGTGCTCACCACCCAGACCGCCAACGTCGGTTCCCTGCGTCTCGCGGCGAAGCTGGGATTCACGGAGGTGCGGCGGTTCGAGGAGTACGGCGCCGAGCAGTGGTTCGGCGTGCGGTCCCCGATCCCGCGATCCGGCTGA
- a CDS encoding DUF805 domain-containing protein, translating into MNWYVDVLKKYAVFSGRARRQEYWMFFLFNLIIAIVLAVVGRIIGTSILSAVYSLAVLLPGLGVAVRRLHDTDRSGWWILIGLIPLVGAIILIVFLASEGKQQPNEYGPNPKYAPAV; encoded by the coding sequence ATGAACTGGTACGTAGACGTACTGAAGAAGTACGCCGTGTTCAGCGGTCGCGCTCGGCGACAGGAATACTGGATGTTCTTCCTGTTCAACCTGATCATCGCGATCGTTCTGGCGGTCGTGGGCAGGATCATCGGAACGAGCATCCTGAGCGCCGTCTACTCGCTTGCGGTCCTGCTTCCCGGGCTCGGCGTGGCAGTCCGCCGCCTGCACGACACGGACCGTTCGGGCTGGTGGATCTTGATCGGCCTCATTCCTCTCGTCGGCGCGATCATCCTGATCGTGTTCCTCGCCAGCGAGGGCAAGCAGCAGCCGAACGAGTACGGCCCCAACCCGAAGTACGCGCCGGCCGTCTGA
- a CDS encoding DUF2785 domain-containing protein, producing the protein MPAECQSWSSIAADNFPYPEGVSAQRVSDELSTMLVSPDPEVRDHHAYTATARWMGEGRLDEVLEDLGDTAVERLTHPEIQARTFAPLVLRCVLARAVTEPGILGTASAERWWAAFATWYPAERDTRGWDDSLGWLHAVAHGADAAAAFAQALPARRVEALELCARRMTAPTDYRYVQFEDARLARAVCRILMAPGLTAEQATGWLSVVSRAFADGGAGAVPPWAFNSIATLQSLHLHLTRGLAEGGVPPHAAAVAVNAVAVLKLPYNWLA; encoded by the coding sequence ATGCCTGCCGAGTGTCAGTCCTGGTCGTCGATCGCCGCCGACAACTTTCCCTATCCCGAAGGTGTTTCGGCTCAGCGCGTGAGCGACGAGTTGTCCACCATGCTCGTGTCGCCCGACCCGGAGGTTCGCGACCATCACGCGTACACGGCCACCGCACGGTGGATGGGCGAGGGTCGTCTCGACGAGGTCTTGGAGGACCTCGGCGACACGGCCGTCGAGCGGCTCACGCATCCTGAGATCCAGGCGCGGACGTTTGCTCCCCTCGTCCTCAGATGCGTGCTCGCGCGTGCGGTGACTGAGCCCGGCATCCTCGGGACGGCCTCCGCGGAGCGTTGGTGGGCCGCCTTCGCGACCTGGTATCCCGCCGAGCGCGACACCCGAGGGTGGGACGATTCACTGGGCTGGCTGCACGCGGTCGCCCATGGCGCCGACGCCGCCGCGGCATTCGCACAGGCCCTGCCCGCTCGTCGCGTGGAAGCACTGGAGCTGTGCGCCCGCCGCATGACGGCACCCACCGACTACCGCTATGTCCAGTTCGAGGACGCCCGGTTGGCGCGCGCGGTCTGCCGCATTCTGATGGCGCCCGGTCTGACAGCGGAGCAGGCCACGGGTTGGTTGAGCGTGGTGTCCCGGGCGTTCGCGGACGGAGGAGCCGGCGCGGTGCCACCGTGGGCGTTCAACTCGATCGCGACTCTGCAATCGCTGCATCTGCACCTGACCCGCGGCCTCGCTGAGGGAGGCGTTCCTCCCCACGCAGCCGCGGTCGCCGTGAACGCCGTGGCCGTCCTCAAGTTGCCGTACAACTGGCTCGCATGA
- a CDS encoding class I SAM-dependent methyltransferase, producing the protein MPQLEISDLITAVDPHSGHRLPVRRSEVIRQLRENGDERAVRIVAALPAGPDDVLDPHAVDRLLVRVHTELQRLSEELRLGERMVDVLGPLFTAIRSTTGDSGPYRLVDVGCGLGYLVRWLAATNALGADVDLVGVDLNAALVGEAERLARAEGLDCAFVHGNAFALPEAATVYVSTGVLHHFRGSALTEFFQAQAASPAYAFCHFDIARTPVAPLGAWIFHRARMRHPLGRHDGVASALRAHSDETLLRAAAEPGIRALLYEPRATANPFCTTLRPVIGVRPHLEAPFRQALKRDARRLVGPEHLAGAAR; encoded by the coding sequence GTGCCCCAGCTCGAGATATCCGACCTGATCACCGCGGTCGACCCGCACAGCGGTCACCGGCTCCCGGTCCGGCGTTCCGAGGTGATCCGACAGCTCCGTGAGAACGGCGACGAGCGGGCGGTCCGGATCGTGGCGGCGCTGCCCGCGGGCCCGGACGACGTACTCGACCCGCACGCCGTGGACCGCCTGCTCGTCCGTGTGCACACCGAGCTGCAGCGCCTGAGCGAGGAACTGCGGCTCGGTGAACGCATGGTCGACGTGCTCGGACCCCTCTTCACCGCGATCCGGTCGACCACCGGCGACTCCGGGCCCTACCGGCTGGTCGACGTCGGCTGCGGCCTGGGGTACCTGGTCCGTTGGCTGGCGGCGACCAACGCGCTCGGCGCGGACGTCGACCTGGTCGGCGTCGACCTCAACGCGGCTCTCGTCGGTGAGGCGGAGCGCCTGGCCCGGGCCGAAGGGCTCGACTGCGCCTTCGTCCACGGCAACGCGTTCGCTCTGCCCGAGGCGGCGACCGTCTACGTCTCCACCGGGGTGCTGCACCACTTCCGTGGTTCCGCCCTCACCGAGTTCTTCCAGGCGCAGGCCGCGTCACCGGCGTACGCCTTCTGTCACTTCGACATCGCCCGGACCCCGGTGGCACCGCTCGGTGCCTGGATCTTCCATCGCGCCCGCATGCGCCACCCGCTCGGACGCCACGACGGCGTCGCCTCCGCACTGCGCGCCCACAGCGACGAGACCCTGTTGCGCGCCGCGGCAGAACCGGGCATCCGCGCGCTCCTGTACGAGCCGCGCGCCACGGCCAACCCGTTCTGCACCACCCTGCGCCCGGTCATCGGAGTGCGCCCCCACCTGGAAGCACCCTTTCGTCAGGCACTCAAGCGGGACGCACGCCGCCTCGTCGGCCCGGAACACCTCGCAGGGGCCGCTCGATGA
- a CDS encoding GAP family protein yields MVLDLLLIGTAITLGPLHNSAFILLLSSRRGTRQGLAFLLSWLADLIAVIACVVLLTGGQPPARHSAPSTVAVAAKLAIGVALVLYGGHRRRRPPRPHGPPRWAARIDDASPATAAGLAWVLQPWALVGAGAATAVDADLSTLADWLALTGYCLLATLSLVVMEMYTVWAPTAANARLSALRSWLEHHQEQLIVTLSLLLGLWLMARSIYELVG; encoded by the coding sequence ATGGTCCTCGACCTGCTCCTGATCGGTACGGCCATCACGCTGGGGCCCCTGCACAACAGTGCCTTCATCCTGCTGCTGTCGTCGCGGCGCGGCACCCGCCAGGGCCTCGCGTTCCTGCTGTCGTGGCTGGCCGACCTGATCGCGGTGATCGCCTGCGTGGTGCTGCTGACCGGTGGTCAGCCACCGGCCCGTCACAGCGCGCCCTCGACGGTCGCGGTCGCCGCGAAACTCGCCATCGGTGTGGCGCTGGTCCTGTACGGCGGGCACAGACGCCGTCGGCCGCCGCGCCCGCACGGACCGCCCCGCTGGGCCGCCCGCATCGACGACGCCTCCCCGGCCACCGCGGCGGGCCTCGCCTGGGTGCTGCAACCCTGGGCTCTGGTCGGCGCCGGCGCCGCGACCGCTGTCGACGCCGACCTCTCCACCCTCGCGGACTGGCTCGCGCTGACCGGCTACTGTCTGCTGGCCACGCTCAGTCTCGTCGTCATGGAGATGTACACGGTCTGGGCGCCGACGGCCGCGAACGCCCGGTTGAGCGCCTTGCGCAGCTGGCTGGAGCACCATCAGGAGCAGCTGATCGTCACGCTGTCGCTCCTTCTGGGCCTGTGGCTGATGGCTCGGAGCATCTACGAACTGGTCGGCTGA
- a CDS encoding DinB family protein — MAVTDYMSEADADSEVSSLLKVLDGQRRHVLGILDGLDDDALRRPVLPSGWNCLGLVQHLALDVERFWFRGVVAGDEEIIRGLPTGDEAWNVGPEATAAAVLDGYRQETAAADAVITASPADAALAWWPHDLFGEPHLHTLRDVLLHVITETACHAGHLDAARELIDGRRWLVLT, encoded by the coding sequence ATGGCCGTGACCGACTACATGAGCGAAGCGGACGCGGACAGCGAGGTCTCCTCGCTTCTCAAGGTGCTGGACGGCCAGCGCCGCCACGTCCTCGGCATTCTCGACGGGCTCGACGACGACGCACTGCGGCGGCCCGTGCTGCCCTCCGGATGGAACTGCCTCGGGCTGGTCCAGCACCTCGCGCTGGACGTCGAGCGCTTCTGGTTCCGAGGCGTCGTCGCCGGCGACGAGGAGATCATCCGAGGCCTGCCGACCGGCGACGAGGCGTGGAACGTGGGCCCGGAAGCGACGGCCGCCGCCGTCCTCGACGGATACCGCCAGGAGACGGCCGCCGCCGACGCCGTCATCACCGCGTCCCCCGCCGACGCCGCTCTGGCCTGGTGGCCCCACGACCTGTTCGGCGAACCACACCTGCACACCCTGCGCGACGTCCTGCTGCACGTCATCACCGAGACGGCATGTCACGCCGGCCACCTCGACGCGGCACGCGAGCTGATCGACGGCCGCCGCTGGCTGGTCCTGACGTAG
- a CDS encoding glycoside hydrolase family 76 protein, with amino-acid sequence MTTLSGGTALDLSAAGSAVAATAVCNKFCDARDPGLSGQDRQPVTVTLQSRSITLHFDDTDAMGWASVTKGAAGDEVWLDRSMDGGRTWASGSKLGDTSVPTGNTGWRTLMYNVDDWNTQGVGALRACGQVAGSIACTGWARTTWNAGDRRTAAATALMMSFDRTTKLFGGNGWWTSANALTAIIDNARVSGMGSYKYTIADTYNKNINAQGGNFTNEYLDDTGWWGLAWVDAYDMTGDSRYLATARADADHMYANWNSTCGGGVRWNTNGNYKNAITNELFLSLTSALHNRIAGDTSYLNEAKDEWAWFQKSGMINGDHMINDGLADSCANNGQTAWTYNQGVVLGGLTELYRATGDAGLLDSARTLANASTVRLQSAGVLREPGEGDSCTGDGPTFKGAYVRGLGKLNNQLSDHPYASTLSSWANSAYTKDRNTLDQYGPHWAGGNGSSDYGCQASVLDLLNAAG; translated from the coding sequence ATGACAACGTTATCGGGCGGGACGGCGCTCGATCTGTCCGCGGCCGGGTCCGCGGTCGCCGCGACAGCGGTGTGCAACAAGTTCTGCGACGCCCGGGATCCGGGCTTGAGCGGCCAGGACCGGCAGCCCGTCACGGTCACCCTCCAGTCCCGCTCGATCACCCTCCACTTCGACGACACGGACGCGATGGGCTGGGCGTCCGTCACGAAGGGCGCGGCGGGTGACGAGGTCTGGCTCGACCGTTCGATGGACGGCGGCCGGACGTGGGCGAGCGGCAGCAAGCTAGGCGACACCAGCGTTCCGACCGGCAACACCGGTTGGCGCACGCTGATGTACAACGTCGACGACTGGAATACCCAGGGCGTGGGTGCTCTGCGGGCCTGCGGGCAGGTGGCCGGGAGCATCGCCTGTACGGGCTGGGCGCGGACGACCTGGAACGCCGGCGACCGGCGGACGGCCGCGGCCACCGCCCTGATGATGTCGTTCGACCGCACCACCAAACTCTTCGGCGGAAACGGCTGGTGGACCAGCGCCAACGCGTTGACGGCGATCATCGACAACGCCCGGGTCAGCGGAATGGGCAGCTACAAGTACACGATCGCCGACACCTACAACAAGAACATCAACGCCCAGGGCGGCAACTTCACCAACGAGTACCTGGACGACACCGGTTGGTGGGGTCTTGCCTGGGTGGACGCCTACGACATGACGGGCGACAGCCGCTACCTCGCCACCGCCCGCGCGGACGCCGACCACATGTACGCGAACTGGAACTCCACGTGCGGCGGCGGTGTCCGCTGGAACACGAACGGCAACTACAAGAACGCGATCACCAACGAGCTCTTCCTGTCACTGACATCGGCACTGCACAACCGGATCGCCGGTGACACCTCGTACCTGAACGAGGCCAAGGACGAGTGGGCCTGGTTCCAGAAGAGCGGCATGATCAACGGCGACCACATGATCAATGACGGACTGGCCGACTCCTGCGCCAACAACGGCCAGACCGCGTGGACGTACAACCAGGGCGTCGTGCTCGGCGGCCTGACCGAGCTCTACAGGGCGACCGGTGACGCGGGCCTGCTCGACTCGGCCCGAACGCTCGCCAACGCCTCCACCGTCAGACTCCAGTCGGCCGGCGTACTGCGTGAACCGGGCGAGGGCGACTCGTGCACGGGCGACGGTCCGACCTTCAAAGGTGCGTACGTCCGCGGCCTGGGAAAGCTCAACAACCAGCTGAGCGACCACCCGTACGCGTCGACACTCAGCAGCTGGGCGAACTCCGCGTACACCAAGGACCGCAACACCCTCGACCAGTACGGCCCGCACTGGGCGGGCGGCAACGGCAGCAGCGACTACGGGTGTCAGGCGAGCGTGCTCGATCTGCTCAACGCCGCCGGCTGA